One segment of Leptospirillum ferrooxidans C2-3 DNA contains the following:
- the yacG gene encoding DNA gyrase inhibitor YacG, which translates to MEPFSDRVPLGEPSSRVCPTCGRDLPESLYARQIFCSRSCREIDLMKWLNEEYRLPLDDHSVSEGESDEGE; encoded by the coding sequence TTGGAGCCATTTTCAGACAGAGTTCCCCTTGGTGAACCGTCTTCGAGGGTTTGCCCGACATGTGGACGGGATTTGCCGGAGTCCCTTTATGCCCGCCAGATCTTTTGCTCACGTTCCTGCCGTGAAATCGATCTGATGAAGTGGCTGAATGAAGAGTATCGGTTGCCTTTGGACGATCACTCTGTTTCGGAAGGAGAGAGTGATGAAGGGGAGTGA
- the cobI gene encoding precorrin-2 C(20)-methyltransferase, which produces MKGSEPGSIDGATLYGVSVGPGSPDLLTIRALRILESVPTIAYPKSVSDGGSQARDIVSEYIAARTVVPRIVELVFPMTKDETILEQARNENARLLSESLALGDVAFISIGDILFYSTFGNLLTGLKKVLPSLKVSVVPGVTSFNGAAARIVEPLVQGSESFAVIPATYEASHLEKMIDLHETVVFMKINRVIPSLLKMLDERGLLPKCLYLEHVETSRELVIRDVRSLLGREIPYMSLLILRKNGWGDHGKAS; this is translated from the coding sequence ATGAAGGGGAGTGAGCCAGGGAGCATTGATGGGGCGACCCTCTATGGCGTCAGCGTCGGTCCCGGTTCTCCGGATCTCCTGACCATTCGTGCATTGAGGATCCTTGAGAGTGTTCCAACGATTGCCTACCCCAAAAGTGTTTCGGATGGTGGCTCTCAGGCCAGGGATATCGTTTCGGAATACATCGCGGCGAGAACGGTTGTCCCACGGATTGTCGAGCTTGTTTTTCCGATGACCAAGGATGAAACCATCCTTGAACAGGCACGTAATGAAAATGCGAGGCTCCTGAGTGAGTCCCTGGCACTGGGGGATGTTGCCTTTATCAGCATCGGGGATATCCTTTTTTATTCGACCTTTGGAAACCTGCTGACGGGGCTTAAGAAAGTGCTTCCTTCCCTGAAGGTATCCGTGGTCCCTGGAGTGACCTCGTTTAATGGTGCCGCAGCCAGAATTGTCGAACCCCTGGTGCAGGGTTCGGAAAGCTTCGCGGTGATTCCAGCGACTTACGAGGCGAGCCATCTTGAAAAGATGATCGATCTTCACGAAACCGTTGTTTTTATGAAAATCAACAGGGTGATCCCATCACTTCTGAAGATGCTTGACGAGCGTGGCCTTTTGCCCAAATGTCTCTACCTTGAACATGTCGAGACATCTCGGGAACTGGTTATCCGGGATGTCCGATCCCTCCTGGGTCGGGAGATTCCTTACATGTCCCTTTTGATCCTTCGGAAAAACGGATGGGGGGATCATGGCAAAGCGTCCTGA
- the cobM gene encoding precorrin-4 C(11)-methyltransferase, translated as MSRVRGGTVYFVGAGPGASDLITVRGARILEKAGRVVYAGSLVDERAMVELAPVARWVDSAGLNREQIVSELMDGARSGEVVVRLASGDPGIFGAMAEMTTELSAQDIPWEVVPGVSSVFASAAALGMELTLPDVSQTVILTRTAGRTPMPSGEGLADLARHGATMAIFLSVDRIDEMVDELLTVLSPKTPAAVVARASWPDETMMRGTLETIAPMVKASKIHRQAMLLVGKVFDPTLRAQVRSRLYAADFSHGFRDGTDQGTSPDPRLN; from the coding sequence ATGAGTCGAGTGAGAGGTGGCACCGTTTACTTTGTTGGAGCCGGTCCAGGGGCGTCTGATCTGATTACGGTCCGGGGGGCAAGAATCCTGGAGAAAGCCGGAAGGGTCGTTTATGCCGGATCCCTTGTGGATGAACGGGCGATGGTTGAGTTGGCTCCGGTTGCCAGATGGGTTGATTCTGCAGGTTTGAACCGGGAGCAAATCGTCTCTGAACTCATGGATGGTGCGCGTTCCGGCGAGGTTGTTGTAAGATTGGCTTCCGGTGATCCGGGTATTTTTGGGGCAATGGCCGAAATGACGACAGAGCTGTCAGCACAGGACATTCCCTGGGAGGTTGTTCCGGGGGTATCCTCTGTGTTTGCCAGCGCGGCAGCCCTTGGAATGGAGCTGACACTTCCGGATGTGAGCCAAACGGTTATTTTAACGAGAACAGCGGGAAGGACGCCCATGCCTTCCGGTGAAGGACTGGCTGATCTGGCACGCCATGGGGCAACGATGGCGATCTTTCTCTCTGTCGACCGTATTGACGAAATGGTCGATGAACTATTGACGGTTCTGTCGCCAAAGACCCCTGCTGCGGTTGTTGCAAGAGCATCATGGCCGGATGAAACCATGATGAGGGGGACACTTGAGACGATCGCTCCCATGGTGAAGGCTTCCAAAATCCATCGTCAGGCGATGCTTCTTGTTGGAAAAGTCTTCGATCCAACTCTTCGCGCCCAAGTCCGAAGCCGTCTTTACGCAGCGGATTTTTCTCATGGATTCCGGGATGGAACGGACCAGGGAACCTCGCCGGATCCCCGCTTAAACTGA